The genomic region TCGGGGGTGGTGGCCCGGGCCCGCACCAGCCGTTTCTCATCGGTGAGGCGTGACCAGTCATAGGTGTGCGTGACCAGTGTCCGGCCGTCATCGAGCGGTTGCAGTTCCCACCGCCACAGGTGCCCTGGCGGCTCGGCGCCCTCCTCGGAGGGCAGCCACGCGATACGCCGGCCCTCCTCGAACTCCACGACATGATTCTCACGGACGATGCCCAGCGTCAGCATCATCGTGAACACATCGCCGACGGCGCGCACCCGCTGGCCGGTGGGGGCTTGGGCCAGGTTGTCGTTACCGTCCCAGCTCGGCTGCTGCGCCGGATCGGCGATGAACTCGAAGATGGCCGCGGCAGGAGCGGCGATCTCCCGGCCGACGCTCACAATGTGGTTCACACCAACAGTTTACGGATAGCGGCAGCCAGATCATCCTCCAGCCACGCAGGCAATTCGCCGTCGTGGGCGTGCCGACGCACCACCGCATACGGCAGATCGACCACGGCTCGAGCGACGGCGTCCAGCGACCGCGGGCCGTCATCACCGCGCAGCTCCCGCGTCAGCTCCCGTAGCCGTGCCATCAGCGGCGCGTTCATCTGCGCCAGTCGTGCCCCGAATGCGTCATCGGGTTCACCGTCGAGCAGGTCACGGGGCCGGATCGTCAGCAGCAGTCGGGCATCCTCGGGCAGTGCCCGCGCGAACCGGACGGCGGCCACACCCATCGCCACCGCGACATCCACTGGCGTCTCCCCCGACGCCTCCAACGCCCCGGCCTGGAACCGTTGCAGCGCACGCAGCCACGCCGCGGTGAGTATGCCGTTGCGGTTACCGAACCGGTGATACAGCGTGCCGGCCGGGGCGCCGCTGGCCTTGGCGATGGCCGCGACGCCTGCCGCACGCGGGCCGTCGGCGAGTACCAATGCCCGCGTCGCGTCGAGGATCGCGTCGGTTTCATGCTTCCGCGGAGGTGCCACGATCTAGTACAGTCCTTCTATATGGAACAGTTGCCCTATATCGATGAGCATGCCATAGACGTCGACGCCGACCGCGCCGACACGTGGGCGGCGGTCACCGCACGCCTGGGCGGACCGCCAACGGGCTTCCGCATCGGCGAGGCACGCGAGCCCGAACGGTTCACGCTGGCGGGCCGGCACCCGTTCGCGATCTACGAGTGGGTCTTCGAACTGGACCGCCTCGACGCCGAACACACCCGGGTGCGGTCCCAGACCTGGGCGGCCTTCCCCGGTCTGCACGGCAAGATCTACCGCGCCCTCGTCATCGGCACCGGAATTCACAAAGTGGCGGTGCGCTGGACACTGCGCCGCATCGCCGGGGCGGCGCCGCACACGCGAGGAGCAGACAACCGGTGATCCTGAACTGGGGCGCGACCGCCGAGGAACGATCCGCAGCCCTGCCGTGTGACGCCATCGCACCGCACGCCGCGACACGGGCGGACCGGGCCATCAGCATCGCCGCGCCACCGTCGGTGACATTTGGCTGGCTGTGCCAGTTGCGGGTGGCCCCCTACAGCTATGACCTGCTGGACAACGCCGGCCGCCGCAGTCCGCGAACGCGCGACCCGGAGTTGACGAAACTTGCTGCGGGACAGCGCTTCATGCACATTTTCTCGCTTGCCTCCTTCGCCCCCGACGAGCACATCACCCTGCAGACGGGACGGGTGGCGGTCACCTATGCGGTGCATCCGGCGGGCGCCGCGACCCGACTGCACGCGCGGGTGCTGTTCGGCGGACCTCGCGCGTTCGGATGGGCGCTGGCCCTGGGCGACGTGGTGATGATGCGCAAACAACTGCTCACACTGCGCGGGCTGGCCGAGCGGGAGGCTGCGCCACTTCTGAGCGAACGCCCGGACCCAACCCGTCGGAGCGGCTGATCTGCCATCCGTAGAATGGCAGAAGACCAAAGCCCGGACGGCCTGCGATGTGCTTCGTGATCCACGCGTCGGAAGTGGCTGACACCCCGAGAACCGGATCGGAGTGCCATGCTGGCCATCCTGTTCGCCCACGCGGTTGCCGCCGCGGTGGCGCCGGTGCTCGTGCGCCGATGGGGACGGCAGGCGTTCTACCCGCTGGCACTCGTCCCGCTCGGCTCACTGTTCTGGGTCGGCGCGCACTGGCCGGGCCACGGCGCGCAGACCGTCGACATCTCATGGGTTCCCGAGCTGTCGATGAACATAACGCTGCGCTTCGACGCGCTTGCCGCCGTGATGAGTGTGCTCGTCCTCGCGGTCGGCGCGCTCGTCCTGTTCTACTGCGCCGAGTACTTCCACCACCACGACGGTCACACTGAGAAGCGTCTGCCGAGTTTCGCCGCCGAACTCGTCGCATTCTCCGGTGCCATGTTCGGCCTGGTGGTCAGCGACAATCTGCTGCTGCTCTACCTGTTCTGGGAACTGACCACGGTGTTGTCGTTCCTGCTGGTCGGTCACTACGCCGAGCGCGCCACCAGCAGGCGCGCGGCAATGCAGGCGCTGCTCGTCACCACCGCAGGCGGCCTCGCGATGCTGGCCGGCATCATCATCCTTGGCGAGATCTCAGGCACCTACCTGCTGTCCGAACTGGTGCAATCCCCTCCGACCGGTACAGCCGTGACGGTCGGCGTCCTGCTGGTACTGGTCGGCGGGCTGTCGAAGTCGGCGATAGTCCCGCTGCACTTCTGGCTCCCCGGTGCGATGGCCGCACCGACACCGGTCAGCGCCTACCTGCACGCCGCGGCCATGGTCAAGGCCGGCGTCTACCTCATCGCGCGGATGACTCCCGGCTTCGCCGACTCCCCCGGATGGCGGCCGACGGTCGTCGTGCTCGGTCTGGTCACCCTGGTGATGGCCGGATGGCGTGCCATCCGCGAGTACGACCTCAAGCTCATCCTGGCGTTCGGCACAGTCAGCCAGCTCGGACTCATCACGATCATGGTCGGCACCGGCGGGGGCGACCTGATGCTCGCCGGCTTGGCGATGCTGTGCGCGCACGCCATGTTCAAGGCCGCGTTGTTCATGGTGGTCGGCATCATCGACCACGCCACCGGCACCCGCGACATCCGGCGGCTCGCCTGGCTCGGCGACCGCCACCGCCCACTTCTGGTGATCTCGATCGGTGCCGCAGCCAGCATGGCCGCTCTGCCACCGTTCCTCGGCTTCGTCGCGAAGGAGGCCGACTTCGAGACGCTGGCACACAGTGCGTCACTGGGCGCCGCGGCGCCGTGGGTGCTGGCGTGCGTGGTGTTCGGCTCGGTGTTCACCACCATCTACAGCCTGCGCTTCGTCTACGGCGCGTTCGCGCGCAAGGGTCGCTCCGAGCCGAGCAAGCTCGTCGCTGAGATGCATCGCCCGACCGCGACGTTCCTGTTCGCGCCCGCGTTCCTCGCCGCAGCCGGCCTGGTGTTCGGGGTGTGGCCCACGGTCCTCGACGATGTGCTCGGCGACTACGCCGACACCGTTCCCGGTGAGTCCGACTACCACCTCGCGCTGTGGCACGGCGTGAACCTGCCGCTGCTCCTGTCGGTTGCGGTGCTTGCCACGGGCACGGCGATCTTCTACTTCCGTACGCGGCTGCGCCGAGTGCGATTGGGCTTCCTACCACTGGCCAACGCCGACCACATCTACGACAGCGTGGTCCGCGGCACCGATGCGCTGGCCGTCCGACTCACCTCCGTCACCCAGCGCGGCTCGATCCCCGCGACGCAGGCCGTCATCCTCTCCACCCTGGTCCTGCTGCCCACCGCGATGCTGGTGATCGGCGCGCGCGACCGGCCGGAGGTTCGGCTGTGGGAGTCGCCCCTGCAGGCCGTCGTCGGCCTGATCGTCCTCGCCGCGGCGGTCAGCGCCGTGGTGATGCGCAACCGGTTGGCCGCGGTGCTGCTCGTCGGCGTGACGGGTTACGGCTGCGGCCTCATCTTCGTCTTTCACGGCGCACCCGACCTCGCGCTCACGCAATTCCTCGTCGAGACCCTGACCCTGGTGATCTTCGTCCTCGTCCTTCGGACGCTGCCCGCCGAGGCGGAGCGGTCGTCCATGAACCGAAACCGATTGCCGCGCTTGGCCCTGTCGTTGGCGGTGGGGGCATCCGTCACGGCGCTGGCGGCGTTCGCCATGGCCGCCCGCAGCACCAGGCCCATCGCGGACCTTCTGCCCGACGCCGCCTACTACCGCGGGCACGGATCCAACACGGTCAACGTGCTGCTGGTCGACATCCGCGCGTGGGACACCCTGGGCGAGATATCGGTGCTACTGGTGGCGGCGACGGGTGTTGCGTCAATGGTGTTCCGCAACAGGCGTTTCGGTGTGGCACCGCGGGTCGCCGACGCCGGCCAGCCCGATATCGGCCGGATTCCGGTGCTGGCGACCAGCCCTGCGGTCGGCGACGTCACGTGGTTGCGCGGCAGCGAACTGCGTGACCCGCGCTACCGATCCCTGGTACTCGAGGTGGCAACGCGCATCATCTTCCCGCTCATCATGGTTCTCTCCGCGTACTTCTTCTTCGGCGGGCACAACACGCCCGGCGGTGGCTTCGCCGGTGGACTGACGGCGGGCCTGGCGCTGGTGCTGCGCTATCTGGCCGGCGGCCGGTACGAACTCGGTGAGGCTCTGCCACTGGATGCCGGCAAGATTCTGGGCGCGGGCCTCGCCCTCTCGGCGGGTACCGCAGTGGCCTCCCTGTTCCTCGGCGCCCCCGTCCTGTCATCGGCGGTGTTCGAGTTCGACGTGCCCGTGCTCGGTTCGATCAAACTGGTGACGGCGTTGTTCTTCGACCTCGGTGTGTATCTCATCGTGGTGGGCCTGGTGCTCGACGTGCTGCGCAGCCTCGGCGCCCGACTGGACACCGAGATGGTGCAGCGCATGCGGGCGGCCCAATGAACATCACCTACATCGTCCCGCTGATCCTCATCGGTGGGCTCACGAGCACCGGGGTCTACCTACTGCTGGAGCGCAACCTGACGCGAATGCTGTTGGGGCTTCTGCTCGTCGGCAACGCCGTCAATCTGCTCATCCTCACCATCGGTGGACCGTCGGGCAATCCGCCGATCCGCGGGCGTACCACCGAGGGCGGAACAAGCACAGCCGATCCCCTGGCCCAGGGCATGATCCTGACCGCCATCGTCATCACCATGGGCATCGCCGCGTTCGTGCTGGCAATGACGTACCGGTCCTACCGACTATCACGCGCCGAGGAGGTCCCCATCGACTTCGAGGACGCCCGAGTGTCCGAGCGCGGGACGTCACCGCTCGACGAGGACCGTCCCGAGCACGTGCCCTCACGCGATACCGATGCCCCCGACGAACTGGACGCGTTGCCGGGGCACGAGGGATCACGGTGAGCCTCGCAACAGTCCTAACGCCGCTGCCCGTCCTGATCCCGACTCTTGCCGCCGCGGGGACGTTGCTCGCGAGCCGCATGCCGCGACTGCAACGGGTGATCACCGTGGTGGCGTTGATGGCGGTCGTCGCGGTCTGCGCGGTCCTGGTCTACCTGGCCGACCGGGACGGCACCATCGTTGTGCACGTCGGCGGGTGGGAGCAGTCCATACCCGGTATGGGCCCCCTGGGCATCTCGCTTGTGGTGGACCGGCTCTCGGCGCTGATGCTCGTCGTGTCGGCGATCGTGCTGCTCGCCGTCGTCTTCTACGCCATCGGCCAGGGCATCCGCGACGGCGACGAACGCCAGCCGGTGTCGATCTTCCTGCCGACCTATCTGGTGCTGTCGGCGGGCGTGTGCATGGCGTTCCTCGCGGGCGACCTGTTCAACCTGTTCGTCGGCTTCGAGGTGCTGCTGTCCGCAAGCTTCGTGCTGTTGACCATCGGCGCGAGCGCGGAGCGGGTGCGCGCGGGTATCGCCTACGTGATGGTGTCGATGGTCAGCTCGCTGATCTTCCTGATCGGCATCGCGATGATCTACGCGGCGACCGGCACGTTGAACATGGCCGAGCTGGCGATCCGCCTCGACGACGTGCCGTCCGGTACGCGCGCCGCGCTGTTCGCGGTGCTGATGGTGGCGTTCGGCATCAAGGCCGCGGTGTTCCCGCTGTCGGCATGGCTGCCCGACTCGTATCCGACCGCACCTGCTCCGGTCACCGCCGTGTTCGCCGGCTTGCTGACCAAGGTCGGCGTGTACGCGATCATTCGCGCCCACACGCTGTTGTTCCCCGGCGGCGCACTCGACGAGGTTCTTCTCGTCGCCGCGCTGCTGACCATGGTGGTCGGCATATTCGGCGCCATCGCGCAGACCGACATCAAGCGACTGTTGTCGTTCACGCTGGTCAGCCACATCGGCTACATGGTCTTCGGCATCGCGCTGTCCACCGAGCTCGGCATGTCCGGTGCCATCTACTACGTCGCACACCACATCGTGGTGCAGACGACACTGTTCCTCGTGGTCGGTCTCATCGAACGCCAGGCCGGCGCATCGACACTGCAACGCCTCGGCGGCCTCGCCGCGGCCAGTCCACTGCTGGCCTTCGTCTTCCTGGTCCCCGCGCTGAATCTCGGCGGCATCCCGCCGTTCTCGGGTTTCATCGGCAAGGTGGCGCTACTGGAGGCAGGCACGCAGACCGCGTCGGTGCTGGCATGGATGCTGGTCGGCGGCGGCATCGTGACGAGTCTGTTGACGCTCTACGTCATGGCGCGGGTGTGGACCAAGGCGTTCTGGCGCTCGCGCGCGGACGCCCCCGAGGGCGATATGTCGGCGGCAATCCCATCAGCACTGCTCGACGAGAGCGAGGACTCCGATGACGTCTCCTTCGTCGATCGCGACGATGTGGGCAAGATGCCGTTCGGCATGCTGGCGCCGACCGCCGCGCTAATCCTGGTCGGTCTGGCGCTGACGGTGTTCGCCGGACCCATCTTCGCCTTCAGCGAGCGCGCCGCAGCCGAGGTCATCGACCGCGGCCAGTACATCACCGCGGTCCTAGGTGGTGGATCGTGAGGTGGCTAGCGCTGCGCGCCTGGATACTGTGCTGGCTGATCCTGGTGTGGATGTTGTTGTGGGGCGAGGTTTCCCCGGCGAATGCGATCAGCGGGCTGGGCGTCGCGCTCTTGATCACGGTGCTGCTACCGCTGCCCCCGGTACCCGTCGAGGGCCGGTTGCATCCGCTGTCGCTGCTGCGCCTGTTGGTCACGATCTGCTACTACCTGGCATCGTCCTCAGTTCAGGTGGCCTGGCTCGCAATCAAACCCGGCCCACCCCCGCTCACCGCTGTACTGCGCGTCCACCTCTCGGTGAAGTCGGATCTCGTCCTCGCGCTGATGGTCAACGCCATGAACCTCATCCCAGGCGCGATAGTCCTGGAGATCGACCAGACCCGCCGCATGATCTACGTGCACGTGCTCGACGTCGGCTCCGATGCCGCGGTGCGGCGGTTCTATCAGCAGACCGCGGAACTGGAGCGACTGATGATCGCGTCGTTCGAGCGCGATGCCGACTGGAAGCCATCCAAGGAGAGCGATCAGGCGAGCGACCAGGAGAGCGGGGATCGCGCATGAAGGCCCAGCGAGAAGCGAAGCGGGATCGCGCATGAAGGCCCAGCGAGAAGCGAAGCGGGATCGCGCATGAATATCGTGTGGACGATATCGGCGGTGATGCTGACCGCGGCCGCCGCCGTCACCATGTTCCGGCTGCTGGCCGGGCCCGGCACGCTGGACCGCCTTGTCGCGCTGGACACCTTCATCGCGGTGATGATGTGCTCCATCGGCACATGGGCCGCGTTCAGCCTGGACACCACCGTCACCTACAGCCTGACCGCCCTGGCGCTCATATCCTTCGTCGGCTCAGTCGCTGTGGCGCGCTTCCGCGTTCGCGACACCGACGAGATCAAGCGGGGTGTCAAGTGAACACGCTCGATGTCGTCGCCGGGGTGCTGGTGCTGGCCGGTTCGCTGTTTGCGCTGACGGCCGCGATCGGCGTGGTGCGCTTTCCCGACACGCTGTCGCGGATGCACGCCGCGACCAAGCCGCAGGTGCTGGGCTTGCTGCTGGTACTGCTCGGTGCGGGGATCCGGCTGCGCGGGCACGCCGACGTCGGCATGCTGATCCTGGCCGGACTGTTCGCCGTCATCACCGCACCGGTGATCGCCAATCGGGTGGGCCAGCTCGCCTACCGGGAGCAGAGCTTTCGCGACGACCTGCTCACCAAGGACGAGATGGCCGAGCGGGATCCGTCCGAGTACTGATCCGGCCGGGCTACTCGCCGGCGAGCTGAAACTCGACCATTGCAGCGACCGTCTCCACAGCATCGCTCAACGCGTCCAGCCGCGCACTCGCCGAGGGTGCGGCGAGCACCGCATAGCGGTCGGCCTGCCCCATGGGCACCCGAGAGGCCAATGCGTACAACCGCTTCCCCGCATCCTCACCCGGCTGGAGTTCGCCGAGCAATTCCCCACGCGACGGTAACCGCGCCTTCTTGGCCGCCGCGATGCGCTCGAACAGTGCCATCACGCGGTCCTCGACATCGACGATCTCGTCACCCGTGACAAGCCTGCCGGCCTCATCGGGCCACGGCTCGACAACGGCGCGCGGATACGGATCGTCCTCGAGCCACTTCTCCACGCGAATCCGCTCGCGCATCTCGCATGCGATCCGGTACCGGCCTTCGCCGTGTTCCTGGGCAGAGACGATCTCGGCCAGCGAGCCGACATCACACCGAGCGTCGCCGCCGCCGACCTCACGGCCCGCTGCGATCAGCACCACGCCGAACACCTTCGCACCTGCCAGGCAGTCCCGGACCAGTGCGCTGTAGCGCGGCTCGAAGATGCGCAACGGCAGATCCTCGCCGGGCAGCCTGACGGACTCCAACGGGAACATCGGCGTGATGGTCATGCTGCTACAGAACCAGTTCACCGATCAACGCATCGACAACGGCGCGCAGATCTCCGTCGTGTTCCTCAGCGACGCGGCGCTGCCGCTGATAGGACGCCCCATGGCGGCCGATATCGGCGACCCTGGCAAGTTCGTCGGCGCATCCGAGTGAGACGGCCACGGGCTGCAGCCGATTGAGCAGCTCGTCGAGATCCTCGGTGACCAGCCGCTCATTGCTGTCATCGTCGAGGATGATCACCGCGTCCAGGCCGTAACGCGCTGCGCGCCACTTGTTCTCCTGGACGTGCCAGGGTGGCATGTGTGGAAGCTGCTCGCCTGCGTCGAGTCGTCGATCCAAATCGACTATCAGGCAGTGTGTGAGAGCTACCAGTGCGCCGAGTTCGGCGATATTGGACACGCCGTCGAAGATCCGGACCTCGATGGTCCCCAGGTGCGGCGAAGGCCGGATGTCCCAACGGATCTCGTTCATGTGGTCGATGATGCCGGTCTTCTTCTGGTCATGAACGAAACCCTCGAAGTGCGACCACTCCTGGAAGTGAAACGGCAGACCAGCCGTCGGCAGCTGCTGGAACATCATGGCCCGATTGCTCGCGTAACCGGTGTCCTCGCCGTCCCAGTACGGCGAGGAGGCGGATAGCGCCAGCAGGTGCGGGTACTGGTTGAGCAGTGAGGTGATGATCGGCATCACCTTGTGCGCCGACGAGACGCCGACGTGGACGTGCACACCCCAGATCAGCATCTGGCGGCCCCACCACTGCGTGCGCTTGATCAGCTCGGCGTAGCGCGGGGCATCGGTCAGCTGCTCGGCCGACCACTTCGCGAAGGGGTGCGTGCCCGCGCAGAACAGCTCCATACCGCGCTCGCGCACGACCTTGCGCACAGGCCGCAGCGTGGACCGCAGGTCCTCCATCGCCTCGCCGGAGTTCTCGCAGATACCGGTGACGATCTCGACGGTATTGCGGAGCAGTTCCTTGTGGACGTGCGGGTTCTCGCCGATCTCGGCGATGACCTCGGCGGCCTCGTTGGACAGCTCACGGGTCTCGTGGTCGACGAGCGCGAACTCCCATTCGACGCCGACGGTCGGCCGGGGTGACCCGGCGAAGTCGATGCGTTGCGGCCGGTTAGCCGTTTCCGATGACACCGCACGCCACGCGCTTGCCGGCGTCCCCGGTGGCCATGGTGGTCTCATCCGGCCCGGGGGTGCCGTTGACCTGCTGATACCGCTCCGCCGGGATGTTGGCGAAGTTATCGGCCTTCTCGTGAATGATGATGGCGGTCTTGGCGCCAGACAGGAGTTCCTCGGCGGTGAAGCCGTCGGTGGTGGTCACCAGCTTGGCCGAACCGTCGCCACGAACCTGCAGCGAGCTGAGGTCGCCGCTGGCCGGGTGTCCGGTGTGGCCCGCGACCTGGAGGTGACCGCCCGCGGAGTTGAAATCGCCGGGGGCGCCGCCGGTCGGCGCGACGGAATTCGCCTCGCACTTGCCCACCGAGTGGAGGTGCAGGCCGTGGAAGCCGGGGCTCAGCTGGCCGGGCGCGGTGGTCTGCACTGTCACCGTGGCGTAGCCATCGGAGAAGACGAACTCGGCGCTGGCAACCGACGTGCCGTCCGGGGTCTTGATGTCTGCTGTGAGCGTCTCACCCTCGGCGGACGCGCCGGGCTCGGTCTGTCCCGCCGTCGGCGCCGGTGAACCCGTCCAGACGGGCGGGGTGGTGCCAGGCTCCGTGGCGATGGGCTCATTGGGAGCGCACGCGACGGCGATCGGGATGACAAGCGCCGCAGCGGCGAGGAGGCGAAGCGAAGCGGAGGTCGGCATGCCTGAGAGCCTAACCGGTGACTACCACGATGACGCCGGGCGGTTGCTCTGCGACCGCGGGGGCTCTCGGCTCCACCGGTGCCGCCAGCAGCTTGCCCACTTCATCTGCGGCTTCCCGCTCGCCCGGGGTCTCACCGAAGTACACGGTGGTGACCGGCACGCCCTCGATCGTCAGGTTGCCCGTCTCGGTGACGTTCCAGTCCGCGTCGCGCAGCCGGTTCGCGGTGGACTCGGCGGCGCCGGCGACCTCGGAGATGTTGAAGACTCGGACATCAGGCCTGGCCGGCTCGGCCTCCGCGGATGCCTTGGCGGTGGTGGTCGAGGTGGAGGTGATGGTGCTGACCACGGTCGATGAACTGCTCGACGAGTCCGAGTCGGATTTCATGGCCTGGAATCCCACCAGCAGGAAGACCACACCGAGAAACAGAAGCACCATGACCATGGCGCGCAGTGGCAACCCGGAGGACTCTCGCTGATTCATCGAACCCACTGTATTTCACCCAGCCGATCGGGAGAAAAGCTCAGGTGACGTCGAACCCCAGCCGACGCGCGGCACGGGCCTTCTGCCTGCTGGCCCGTAGCCGACGCAACCGCTTGACCAGCATCGGGTCAGCAGCCAGCGCCTCGGGGCGGTCGACAAGGGCGTTGAGCACCTGGTAGTACCGGGTGGCCGACATCGAGAACAGCTCCTTGATGGCGTCTTCCTTGGAGCCTGCGTATTTCCACCATTGCCGCTCGAACGCGAGGATGTCGTGCTCGCGACGGGTTAGCCCGTCGGCAAGCGCAGAGTCGTCCCCGGATTGGCCAGTCCGCGCGATGGCGCCGTCCATTTCTATCCTGGGACCCTTCTGAAGCGTGAAATACATTGCGGTGGTTTCGGCGATATTCAACCACGGCAGCCGGAGTTGAGACGTGATCGTCGCCCGCGAGTCGGCTGACTTAAGCTTGCTCACCGTGGCCGTCGTACCGATTCGCATCGTGGGAGATCCCGTCCTGCACACCGCGACCAGTCCCATACCCGTCGGCGACGACGGCTCCCTGCCCGTAGAGCTCGCCGATCTCATCGCCGATCTCTACGACACGATGGACGCCGCGCATGGGGTTGGCTTGGCAGCCAACCAGATCGGCGTGAGCCAGCGAGTGTTCGTCTACGACTGCGCCGACGAGCGCGGTCGGACGGCTCGGCGACGCGGCGTCGTGGTGAACCCGGTGCTCGAGACCTCCGAGGTTCCCGAGACCATGCCCGATCCCGAGGACGATGACGAAGGTTGCCTGTCGGTGCCGGGCGAGTCGTTCCCGACGGGGCGGGCGAGTTGGGCGCGTGTCACCGGACTGGACGCGGACGGCACCCCCATCACGCTGGAGGGCACCGAGCTCTTTGCTCGCATGCTGCAGCACGAGACCGGTCACCTCGACGGGTTCACCTATCTCGATTGCCTGATCGGCAGGCATGCCCGCGCGGCCAAGCGCAGCGTCAAGTCGCACGGCTGGGGCGTGCCCGGGCTCAGCTGGATGCCGGGCGAGGACCCCGACCCGTTCGGACACTAGGCGTGCGACCACCGCCGGTGGGCGCCCGGGTGAGCCTGCGCTATCGGCTGCCCGCCGGTTCCGTGCCACCCCTGACCGACGTCGTCGGACACGTGATCGAGACCGGCAGCCAGATCCTGATCCGCACCCGCAGGAACGAGGATGTGGTCGTGGCCGCC from Mycolicibacterium sp. YH-1 harbors:
- a CDS encoding superoxide dismutase family protein — encoded protein: MPTSASLRLLAAAALVIPIAVACAPNEPIATEPGTTPPVWTGSPAPTAGQTEPGASAEGETLTADIKTPDGTSVASAEFVFSDGYATVTVQTTAPGQLSPGFHGLHLHSVGKCEANSVAPTGGAPGDFNSAGGHLQVAGHTGHPASGDLSSLQVRGDGSAKLVTTTDGFTAEELLSGAKTAIIIHEKADNFANIPAERYQQVNGTPGPDETTMATGDAGKRVACGVIGNG
- a CDS encoding LytR C-terminal domain-containing protein, with the protein product MNQRESSGLPLRAMVMVLLFLGVVFLLVGFQAMKSDSDSSSSSSTVVSTITSTSTTTAKASAEAEPARPDVRVFNISEVAGAAESTANRLRDADWNVTETGNLTIEGVPVTTVYFGETPGEREAADEVGKLLAAPVEPRAPAVAEQPPGVIVVVTG
- a CDS encoding DUF3263 domain-containing protein, whose protein sequence is MDGAIARTGQSGDDSALADGLTRREHDILAFERQWWKYAGSKEDAIKELFSMSATRYYQVLNALVDRPEALAADPMLVKRLRRLRASRQKARAARRLGFDVT
- a CDS encoding peptide deformylase: MAVVPIRIVGDPVLHTATSPIPVGDDGSLPVELADLIADLYDTMDAAHGVGLAANQIGVSQRVFVYDCADERGRTARRRGVVVNPVLETSEVPETMPDPEDDDEGCLSVPGESFPTGRASWARVTGLDADGTPITLEGTELFARMLQHETGHLDGFTYLDCLIGRHARAAKRSVKSHGWGVPGLSWMPGEDPDPFGH